The DNA segment GTATAGACCCGGCAGTGGTTTGCAACGGTGTTAAAGATTGCTCAGATGAGATATTGGCGAAATGTGTGAATCGCACATGTACGGAAAATGAGTATAAATGCAAATATGGTGCCTGTAttcctaaaaacaaaaaatgtgatgAAAAGAAGGACTGCGCGGACGGTTCGGACGAAACAATCTTATTATGCACCGCGGATTATGAGGAAATACTTCAAGGCAGTTGTGAGTAAGTACGGGAACTGCTTTATATATCAATCAATAATATATACTTTACACACTACCAAGCCGCTCAGTTTGCATGGAGGTGTAAAgtaaattttccgaaaattttaaaaaactaaagatTGCGAAATATTTCGAGAtgtaaattattaacaaaaaaaaaaaaaattatatggggTGTATCTTTTGTCCGATAAATATAATGTTCGTTATGTAAAGAGTACTAGAAGATCGTGTACAGTTTTGTCATATTTTTGgcaacttcttctttattgcaatTATATATGTTCTACATTCATTAAGGAACTGTTTGAGAAACAAGCTGCTTGTAATAATAACTTCCGAACTAcagattttttataccctgaacccGTTTAATTTTACCACGatttttgtaacacccaaaaggaaacgtggAAGAACAGACATATATCTTCTTAGCCATTTTAAAGATTTCCGTGATTGTAGAATTAATTTTTAGGTATCTTTTCGAGTGAGCTAGAGCCTTAAAGTCTGTGTACAGGATGTTATCTGAGTTTTGTGTgcgattatatattttattcctagttaatttaaaaatgcagtCTTCAATAGTAGGGAGTTTCAGTTCATAGAGTATGTTTGCAATTGGAGTTGTTCGAAACGCGACACTAATTATGCGCGCTgccatgtattattttattgatctTTTGCGAAAGCGTTTGGATGTTTTGCCATGGATAATAAGGCCATAGTAGATTATCCCCAATATCAAagctttcataatatttaatagagACTGGTCTACTTCTATTTCTAATCTCTTAGAAAAAAGAGGCCAGTTTGCGTTTGCCGTTTTGTACCTAGAGTTATGGATAGTACTCGCATAATTTTCCCTATAACTGAGTATTATTGGACAATGATCACTACCGGACATATCGTCCACCGTGTCCCTTATCTCTTCCGATAAATTGGGGCTACATGCTGAGATGTCAATCGCAGTTTAAGTATGATGAGTGGAATAGTGGGTATATTTGCCATTGTTAAGAATACACagattattttgtaatataaaactTTCAAACATTATTCCTCTGGAGTTGGTATTGTGAGAGTCTCATAATGGATGCCACCCATTTATATCGCCCAATATAATAATGTTCACAAAATTAGTATCAATTGAATTGTTCAACTCATTGGaagatatttttatgtttggtggtaagtaaatattttgtattttaatttctacacTAGTTTTCACTTGAATTGAAGCTATTTGAAAATTCGAATTTGCACCGtagatattttgaatatttttgcggATGAGAAATGCAATACCTTGTTTATTTGACATGTTCGTATTGTGGGCATTTGGTTGTTTTCAAAGCCGCATTGATATGCGTTTCTTGTAATGCTATAATATGAGGTTGGAATTCCGCTATTAATATCTccaaattattgtaattgttccAATAGACTTTGTTATTCCACTGCAGAACTTTCATTATAAAATAAGCACGGATATATGAGTACAGTTATTCAGGATTAGAATCTGTTATTATATGTTCCTGATTATTGTAACGAAGTTGAGAAAGAATCTCATTGATGTCTGTATCCATATTATTCTGCAAAAAGTCTgcggtttttttgttgttaactaactaaaactaactaactaactaaatATTGTATGTTTTAGCGGCTTTTCATTATTTGACCTTTTGATGGTTACAAATTTTTGAGAgtcaatgtttttattattatagagAATTTCCGTAATTGAGGTTAGAGTAGGAAAAATCTTCGGGTTGTTTAAGTTTAAGTCTTTTTCATTGAGCTTTTTTTTGACTGGGGATCCATATCCAGAATCCCATAATAGTCTCCTCCAGAATGCGGCCCTTCGGCCATAACTGCGAGCGAGAGATCACTATAAGATACTTCTAAATACAACGTTTGAAAaaagaacaatttcttcagaaattatagattttcaatttaattttttcacaaaattatggatttctcaaaaattttttttataatctgcTTTCAAATAAATGGAACTTATTACATAAGAATTATACAAGTTccaaatatataaatgtttcgtAACCTTCTCAAGCCGTGATACCGAAATCGCTCATAAAtcttaatttgtaattttcacaGCTCGGATGAATTGGTGCAATGCCGTTCGCAGGAATGCATTTTCAACGACGATCTATGTAATGGCATAATAGACTGCAGTGATGGCTCCGACGAGTCTGTTGAAATGTGTGCCCATATAGTATGTCCCGATGGATCTTTTGCCTGTGCTTATGGTGCCTGTGTGCCCTACACAGCGCTTTGCAATGGCGAAATAGACTGCGCCGACGGTTCGGATGAATATGCTGAGCTGTGTGCTCCCATAATGGAGGAGAAAGAGAAATTTGAAGCGTTGCATTTCGATGATAGTTATGCAGCCAATGTAGAAAAATTCGATGTGATTAAAGAGAAGGAAATTTTAGTGCAAGAAATACTTTCGGGGCAAATTTCCAGTACAATAATAACTGTGAAGAATATAGCTGGCACGTCCAATATTATGCCTGATAACATCGGTATAAAACCAATTACAGCAATAATATCTATAGATGCGGACATTCGAATACCAAATCGACGCTGCGTCATACCGGCTAATCGAGTAGCTTTACGTGCAGCTGATGAAGATAAGAACGTAACACTGAAAGTAGGCAGTCAAGTTGACGTTAACACCATTGTCACATTCAGCTGTGACGAAGACTGGTACTTGATCGATGGAGACTCTATGGCGCTATGCATGACTGCAGGCCAATGGTCCTCGGCTGTTCCAAAATGTGAAAGTGAGTTGTTGCTACAAAATTATCACGAAACTAAAATTTGTATGTTATTATTTCatgcatagtatgtatgtatacatatgtatatttactctCTTCGTAGAACGTTGCCCACCGCACTGGAATGGTATATCGACCGATACTATATGTACGTACGAAAATAAAACAACCGATTGTCAGGCATACAGTAAGCCTGATACAACTGCCGTTGTAACATGTGCTGAGGGTTATAAGTCGAGCTCTCCAAGTCAAAAATTGAGTTGCGGTATTGATGGAGAATGGGATAAGACGAAACTAAAATGTCAGCCGCAGTGTGTGAAACAATCCAAGGATAAACCGATGATTGAGGAGGCGAATGTAAGCATCTATAGAATCAGTAAAGATAACTTAAACCAGGAACAGCCCCAATATCAGATGGCTTGCAGAGGCACTATAATTTCACCGAAACTTGTGTTGACTTGTAAGTAAAAGGATTTTAGTTTCAATGAAATACTCCTACGTATTAATTATCAGATTGAGAAAGTAAATCGATTAGGGTGGGCGGTTTTGTTGAACTTGCTTAAATCATTCCGAAACTCAATAGGCTTCCATTAGGGTTGTTTAATGaagattttgttcaaaattacaGTTTATGGTTTTCAGTATTGCAAAGACTGAACAATGAACACCTCTCCTTTCTCCATATGAATATTTCCACCTCCCCCTCCAAAAGTGAGATGGCAGTTTGCagtttataaaacttaaaaagagtaaaaaaaatatatacccatataatttttataaaaaactttatacTCATTAAACTAGTTTCATCTTTGCTCCTGCTATTATCGTATATTCCTTTGTGAATgaattgttgaattaaatttagttgaattttatgagtacacatgcatattttttaattctttcagCCGCTTTTTGCTTCAACACGAATGACCTGGACAATTCGATTCCAGCTAACGACCCGATTTTATACACCATTTTGCCGTCGAGTATGTCTATTGGGATCTTCGGCCAATATGAGCAACTTAATGGCCGTCACAATATATCTCAAATTATTATGTAAGTGAATCTGTTACATATCCACTCAATGATAGATGATTAGTTTCAGTAAGCATTAATTTTACCATTTATCTTAACTCAGAGCTGACGCTCCCAATATCGAAGTCCAGACAGATACCCCAGCGATTGTTGTGCTCGTCGATTACTTTACTATAATTCCAAAACAAGTTATGCCAATTTGTTTAGAGTTCCCACTTTCATGTAGAAGCCAGAAAAACAATAGGGATAACACAGACAGATTTCTTGAGGGCACAGCCATATTAAACAGCGAGGATTGCTTTGTCGTCGTCGGTTCAATGGAGTTTATATACATGGATAAGTACCAGCAGTGGCtcgaaatgaaaattatgcttcATAACTATCTATTGTAATCATAAACCACAAACTGTGTTATATAACCAAAACCATTTTGGATTAATATACTTATAGCTGAAGAAATATAACCGattaatatatactatacataaacTTTAAATGCTAACAGATTACTTTACTTTATCATATATAGTGCGACTAATGTGTGAGAACTTTATCCAAAAATGGAAATCAATCTATACGTTTCAGGGGGTTATTATTGAAAGTAACTCTATGCTTGTGTCTAAGTTTAGTACTAGTTAAGCGAACAAGATGtaggattatatatatatatatatgtatatatgatcaggatgacaagaCAAGTTAAATTCTGAGTGGCTGTccgcctgtccgtccgtcttCAGTAAAAATATAGATATCTTCCTTGAGTCAGTCCATTACCATGTCCACAAAGCGCCATTAATCTAAACCCCATAAACTGTGATAAGTCAAAAGTGGTAATTTAAATCAAACCATAACCATTCAATCCCGCAGATACTGAATATAAGTACCCCAGTATATCCATGCATCTTTCTGCCTAAAATGtcagtatttttaaatatctagTTGCCTTTACTCCTTATAtattggtgatggtatgtgaaGTACCTTCATAAAACCAAAATACCATCTACTTCTGTTTATAATATAGTATTGCTAACAATAGGTAAAATCGTACTACCCCTATCTCCCTTGATTCTAAAAAACTGTATGCACCTAAAAGTAATTCGCTGGCTTTGACCCTGGCAAATTGCAAGAATATGAAATGTTCGCTTAGACTCGAACTTACCACTTCCTTTcttgattaatttatttttcaataaatacttCATTTTTGAATCAGCAAAATGGCAAGT comes from the Bactrocera dorsalis isolate Fly_Bdor unplaced genomic scaffold, ASM2337382v1 BdCtg224, whole genome shotgun sequence genome and includes:
- the LOC105228509 gene encoding uncharacterized protein LOC105228509 encodes the protein MFQYFKYLLSAQIVLCLINTAFSSNTEWPCKDKANTSIPESNVCDGFVHCTNGRDETSWTCRAKLCNAQQYRCAYGACIGAELKCNKQIDCFDRSDETDFLCDPIEKVFEKIQGTCSEEEFQCNTGECIDEMDMCNGFADCKDASDETVNACAHLVCSDGSFRCAYGACITVQQVGNQVWDCIDGSDEPVVIVEIADSLKEMEKEKDEAKPVGIYCNIPYAKRNLLILNKTGEMVTILSPSSKVLQNDTVHFDCLPKFVLIGVDHLKCVNNDWYRQWPHCERKVQFPCKDSEITCDNGDCIDPAVVCNGVKDCSDEILAKCVNRTCTENEYKCKYGACIPKNKKCDEKKDCADGSDETILLCTADYEEILQGSCDSDELVQCRSQECIFNDDLCNGIIDCSDGSDESVEMCAHIVCPDGSFACAYGACVPYTALCNGEIDCADGSDEYAELCAPIMEEKEKFEALHFDDSYAANVEKFDVIKEKEILVQEILSGQISSTIITVKNIAGTSNIMPDNIGIKPITAIISIDADIRIPNRRCVIPANRVALRAADEDKNVTLKVGSQVDVNTIVTFSCDEDWYLIDGDSMALCMTAGQWSSAVPKCEKRCPPHWNGISTDTICTYENKTTDCQAYSKPDTTAVVTCAEGYKSSSPSQKLSCGIDGEWDKTKLKCQPQCVKQSKDKPMIEEANVSIYRISKDNLNQEQPQYQMACRGTIISPKLVLTSAFCFNTNDLDNSIPANDPILYTILPSSMSIGIFGQYEQLNGRHNISQIIIADAPNIEVQTDTPAIVVLVDYFTIIPKQVMPICLEFPLSCRSQKNNRDNTDRFLEGTAILNSEDCFVVVGSMEFIYMDKYQQWLEMKIMLHNYLL